A genomic segment from Chitinophagaceae bacterium encodes:
- a CDS encoding decarboxylase: MQHTDKKHSVHFAEALLKSHLSQPEEKRIKLEGTGGETLEALFLGTRGGNAKYMLELMGFALQGNVDFRKNYFPNDPDYLDTNIQQSKGFKETMLLMGLEYDKLITQLQQSGTFFSMRTIGHMLWDTTLPGMLGYFAALMYNQNNVAAEASPVTTLLEMHVGNELCKMLGYSVNPIGKKPGEFDLPQGQVTGWGHITCDGSVANLEGLWMARNLKFYAASVKQAILNETIFQNAKGFQVTLLNGTTATLINLDSWTLLNLPIDEVLAIPNNLSSQYNIPIADVSNAIANYTVQNIGYHDVLSKYLPDINQTPVSICTSTRHYSWPKGAAILGIGASNMWSIPVDVKARMDLTHLDAALGQCLLKKIPVMNVVAIIGTTEESQVDPLNGILAIREKYRQQGMEFAIHADAAWGGYYKTMLNSNDDSNPVSFKLMNEDAIVALPMSNYVTEQYKVLQLSDSITIDPHKSGYVPYPAGGLCYRNSAMRNLVSFTAPVVYHGGVDPTVGVYGVEGSKPGAAAAAVYFSHKVIRPNMSGYGKISGECFFNAKRFYAALVCLNIQNLPFFVVPLIPIPAIQQNLPAPQVLQQYQFIRDRIVNVSTQQLINDPEAFALFKELGGDQTIITYMYNDYNADRTPNGNMQSINDFNNAIYTAFSFKPYEKHTEETPIVVTSSQFTRINNGNVLMDDLRKRLGVNGNDGYNDPINFIISTIMNPWLSNTVNGSFIPTLINIIIQNVSQIASFRKLQS; encoded by the coding sequence ATGCAACACACAGATAAAAAGCATTCGGTACATTTTGCCGAAGCATTATTAAAATCTCATTTGAGCCAGCCGGAAGAAAAACGGATAAAATTAGAAGGTACCGGCGGCGAAACTTTAGAAGCTCTCTTCCTCGGCACCCGTGGTGGTAATGCAAAATACATGCTGGAGCTCATGGGCTTTGCCCTGCAGGGTAATGTTGATTTTCGTAAAAATTATTTTCCAAACGACCCCGATTATCTCGATACAAATATTCAGCAATCAAAAGGCTTTAAGGAAACCATGCTGTTAATGGGTTTGGAATATGATAAACTCATCACCCAATTACAGCAATCAGGAACTTTTTTCAGCATGCGCACCATTGGTCACATGCTTTGGGATACCACGCTGCCCGGTATGCTCGGCTATTTTGCGGCGTTAATGTACAATCAAAACAACGTGGCTGCTGAAGCATCACCCGTTACCACTTTGCTGGAAATGCATGTAGGTAATGAACTGTGTAAAATGCTTGGCTATTCAGTAAACCCCATTGGTAAAAAGCCGGGAGAATTTGATTTGCCGCAGGGCCAGGTTACCGGCTGGGGCCATATCACCTGCGATGGAAGCGTTGCCAACCTGGAAGGTTTATGGATGGCAAGAAATTTAAAATTTTATGCAGCAAGTGTAAAGCAGGCTATTTTAAACGAAACTATTTTTCAAAATGCAAAAGGCTTCCAGGTTACTTTATTAAATGGAACAACTGCAACCTTAATTAATTTAGATAGCTGGACATTACTCAACCTGCCCATTGACGAAGTGCTGGCTATTCCTAACAATTTATCATCGCAATACAATATTCCTATTGCGGATGTAAGCAATGCCATTGCTAATTATACTGTGCAAAATATCGGCTACCATGATGTTTTGAGCAAATACCTGCCCGATATTAATCAAACACCTGTATCCATTTGCACTTCCACCCGCCACTACTCCTGGCCCAAAGGCGCAGCTATACTGGGTATTGGCGCCAGCAATATGTGGAGCATACCCGTGGATGTAAAGGCAAGAATGGATTTAACGCATTTGGATGCTGCGCTCGGCCAATGCCTGCTTAAAAAAATTCCGGTAATGAATGTTGTTGCCATCATTGGCACTACCGAAGAAAGCCAGGTAGACCCTTTAAATGGTATTTTAGCCATTAGGGAAAAATACAGGCAGCAGGGAATGGAGTTTGCCATACATGCCGATGCTGCATGGGGCGGTTATTATAAAACCATGCTTAATAGTAATGACGACAGCAATCCTGTTTCATTTAAACTAATGAACGAAGATGCAATTGTTGCTTTGCCCATGAGCAACTACGTAACGGAGCAATATAAAGTTTTGCAATTGTCCGATTCAATAACGATAGACCCACATAAATCCGGTTATGTGCCTTATCCTGCCGGCGGATTGTGTTACCGGAATTCTGCTATGCGAAATTTAGTTTCATTTACGGCGCCGGTAGTGTATCATGGCGGTGTTGACCCAACGGTAGGCGTATATGGTGTGGAAGGTTCCAAACCCGGCGCTGCCGCAGCGGCGGTGTATTTTAGCCATAAAGTAATTCGCCCCAATATGAGTGGCTATGGCAAAATTTCCGGCGAATGTTTTTTCAATGCAAAACGGTTTTATGCAGCATTGGTTTGTTTAAACATTCAAAACCTTCCCTTCTTTGTTGTTCCACTTATTCCCATTCCGGCTATACAGCAAAATTTACCGGCGCCACAAGTGTTGCAGCAGTACCAGTTTATACGGGACCGTATTGTAAACGTAAGTACCCAACAACTGATAAACGACCCGGAAGCATTTGCACTGTTTAAAGAACTCGGTGGCGACCAAACCATTATTACCTATATGTATAATGATTATAATGCTGATAGAACGCCAAACGGAAACATGCAGTCAATTAATGATTTTAACAATGCAATTTATACAGCCTTTAGTTTTAAGCCTTATGAAAAACATACAGAAGAAACACCCATCGTTGTTACCTCTTCTCAGTTTACAAGAATCAATAACGGCAATGTACTTATGGACGATTTAAGAAAAAGGCTTGGTGTGAATGGAAACGACGGATACAATGACCCGATTAATTTTATTATATCCACCATCATGAATCCCTGGCTGAGCAATACCGTTAACGGTTCATTTATTCCAACATTGATAAATATTATTATACAAAACGTATCTCAAATTGCATCCTTTAGAAAATTACAGTCTTAA
- a CDS encoding FIST C-terminal domain-containing protein, protein MLAKNIYGETIDEIKSKYAKAIEDGFAPTLAIVFSSITRDRKSIVDFFSEKNVTVFGSTTAGEIVDDEVLEHSSVIMLLDMNKENFKILREEGSDTYSIASSLAKKAKETFSKPSIIVISSGLTIDAEQIIKGVKDVDDTIPLYGGLAGDDLTMKASYVFSNTFESSNGLIALVVNRDKVEIHGLATSGWDDIGIEKTITKSEGNIVYTIDDEPAADVFVKFFKFAGTVDTAAEIVVMNFAQYPLQLKKDNGNVVLRAPMMVDADSKALIFAGGIPQGSKVKFSVPPGFDLIEKTADKVSALKNEIKNPDAVLMFSCKARHLALGPMTGDEAEKIRSIWNKPLIGFFTYGEIGTAKDSVCDFHNETCSMVVMEEIK, encoded by the coding sequence ATGCTTGCAAAAAATATATACGGCGAAACAATTGATGAAATAAAATCAAAATACGCCAAAGCTATTGAAGATGGTTTTGCCCCCACTCTGGCAATCGTATTTTCTTCCATCACAAGGGACAGGAAATCCATTGTTGATTTTTTCAGCGAAAAGAATGTAACGGTGTTTGGCTCCACTACCGCCGGGGAAATTGTGGATGATGAAGTGCTGGAACACTCATCGGTTATCATGCTGCTGGATATGAACAAAGAGAATTTTAAAATATTGCGTGAAGAAGGCAGCGATACATACAGCATTGCATCCAGCCTTGCAAAAAAAGCAAAGGAAACTTTTAGTAAGCCTTCCATTATTGTTATTTCCAGCGGGCTTACCATTGATGCCGAACAAATCATAAAAGGAGTAAAAGATGTAGATGATACAATTCCACTTTATGGCGGCCTTGCCGGCGATGATTTAACCATGAAGGCTTCCTATGTTTTCAGTAATACTTTCGAAAGCTCCAACGGCCTTATTGCACTTGTGGTAAACCGGGATAAAGTGGAAATACATGGCCTTGCCACCAGCGGTTGGGATGATATTGGCATTGAAAAAACAATTACCAAATCCGAAGGTAATATTGTGTACACCATTGATGACGAGCCTGCGGCAGATGTATTTGTAAAGTTTTTCAAATTTGCAGGAACCGTGGATACGGCAGCAGAAATTGTGGTGATGAATTTTGCCCAATATCCTTTGCAACTAAAAAAAGATAACGGCAATGTGGTGCTGCGGGCGCCGATGATGGTAGATGCCGACAGCAAGGCTTTGATTTTTGCCGGTGGCATTCCGCAAGGCAGTAAAGTAAAATTTTCAGTGCCGCCCGGTTTTGATTTAATTGAAAAAACAGCAGATAAAGTAAGCGCCTTAAAAAACGAAATTAAAAACCCGGATGCGGTGCTGATGTTTTCATGCAAAGCAAGGCACCTGGCCCTTGGCCCTATGACAGGCGATGAAGCAGAAAAAATCAGGAGCATCTGGAATAAACCTTTAATTGGTTTTTTTACATACGGAGAAATCGGAACGGCAAAGGACAGTGTCTGCGATTTTCATAACGAAACCTGCTCCATGGTAGTGATGGAGGAAATAAAGTAA